The proteins below are encoded in one region of Eulemur rufifrons isolate Redbay chromosome 2, OSU_ERuf_1, whole genome shotgun sequence:
- the NACC1 gene encoding nucleus accumbens-associated protein 1 isoform X2: protein MAQTLQMEIPNFGNSILECLNEQRLQGLYCDVSVVVKGHAFKAHRAVLAASSSYFRDLFNSSRSAVVELPAAVQPQSFQQILSFCYTGRLSMNVGDQFLLMYTAGFLQIQEIMEKGTEFFLKVSSPSCDSQGLHAEEAPWSEPQSPVAQTSGWPACGTPLPLVSRVKTEQQESDSVQCTPVAKRLWDSSQKEAGGSGNGSRKMAKFSTPDLAANRPHQQAPVVAAAQPAGVAGVAAAAAAAAGAGAGAGAGAGAGAGAGQPASGAVGAVVSGPSTSERTSPGTSSAYTSDSPGSYHNEEDEEEDGGEEGTDEQYRQICNMYTMYSMMNVGQTAEKVEALPEQVAPESRNRIRVRQDLASLPTELINQIGNRCHPKLYDEGDPSEKLELVTGTNVYITRAQLMNCHVSAGTRHKVLLRRLLASFFDRNTLANSCGTGIRSSSNNPSRKPLDSRVLHAVKYYCQNFAPNFKESEMNAIAADMCTNARRVVRKSWMPKLKVLKAEGDAYTAFISETGKIEPDMMGVEHGFETAGHEGEAGPSAEGLQ, encoded by the exons ATGGCGCAGACCTTGCAGATGGAGATCCCGAACTTCGGCAACAGTATCCTCGAGTGCCTCAACGAGCAGCGGCTACAGGGCCTTTACTGTGATGTGTCCGTGGTGGTCAAGGGCCACGCCTTCAAGGCCCACCGGGCCGTGCTGGCCGCCAGCAGCTCCTATTTCCGGGACCTGTTCAACAGCAGCCGCAGCGCCGTGGTGGAGCTGCCGGCAGCCGTGCAGCCCCAGTCTTTCCAGCAGATCCTCAGCTTCTGCTACACGGGCCGGCTGAGCATGAATGTGGGCGACCAGTTCCTGCTCATGTACACGGCCGGCTTCCTACAGATCCAGGAGATCATGGAGAAGGGCACCGAGTTCTTCCTCAAGGTGAGCTCCCCAAGCTGCGACTCCCAGGGCCTACACGCCGAGGAGGCCCCATGGTCCGAGCCCCAGAGCCCTGTGGCGCAGACGTCGGGCTGGCCAGCCTGCGGCACACCTCTGCCCCTTGTGTCTCGGGTCAAGACGGAGCAGCAGGAGTCGGACTCTGTGCAGTGCACGCCTGTGGCCAAGCGGCTGTGGGACAGCAGCCAGAAGGAGGCCGGGGGCAGTGGCAATGGCAGCCGCAAGATGGCCAAGTTCTCCACGCCGGACCTAGCCGCCAACCGGCCGCACCAGCAGGCCCCAGTGGTGGCAGCGGCCCAGCCTGCTGGGGTGGCAGGGGtggcggcagcggcagcagcagcagcaggggctggagctggggctggggctggggccggggccggggccggggccgggcagCCGGCCAGTGGGGCAGTGGGGGCCGTGGTGAGTGGGCCCAGCACATCGGAACGGACCAGCCCGGGCACGTCGAGCGCCTATACCAGTGACAGCCCCGGTTCCTACCACAAcgaagaggatgaggaggaggacgGGGGCGAGGAGGGGACAGACGAGCAGTACCGGCAGATCTGCAACATGTACACCATGTACAGCATGATGAATGTCGGCCAGACAG CTGAGAAGGTGGAGGCGCTCCCTGAGCAGGTGGCCCCCGAGTCCCGGAATCGTATCCGGGTGCGGCAGGACCTGGCATCTCTCCCCACTGAGCTCATCAACCAGATCGGCAACCGCTGTCACCCCAAGCTCTACGATGAGGGGGACCCCTCCGAGAAGCTGGAGCTGGTGACAG GCACCAATGTGTACATCACACGGGCGCAGCTCATGAACTGCCACGTCAGCGCGGGCACGCGGCACAAGGTCCTGCTGCGGCGGCTCCTGGCCTCCTTCTTTGACCG gaaCACACTGGCCAACAGCTGCGGCACTGGCATCCGCTCTTCCAGCAACAACCCCAGCCGCAAGCCACTGGACAGTCGCGTCCTCCACGCTGTCAAGT ACTACTGCCAGAACTTCGCCCCCAACTTCAAGGAGAGTGAGATGAACGCCATCGCGGCTGACATGTGCACCAACGCCCGCCGTGTCGTGCGCAAGAGCTGGATGCCCAAGCTTAAGGTGCTCAAGGCCGAGGGCGACGCCTACACCGCCTTCATCAGCGAGACGGGCAAGATAGAGCCGGACATGATGGGCGTGGAGCACGGCTTTGAGACAGCCGGCCACGAGGGCGAGGCGGGCCCCTCCGCTGAGGGCCTGCAGTAA
- the STX10 gene encoding syntaxin-10 isoform X2: MSLEDPFFVVRGEVQKAVNTARGLYQRWCELLQEGAAVGREELDWTTNELRNGLRSIEWDLEDLEETIDILELLMLVAKPATQKSPSDLLDASTVSATSRYIEEQQATQQLIMDQQDQQLEMVSGSIRVLKHMSGRVGEELDEQGIMLNAFAHEMDHTQSRMDGVLRKMAKVSHMTSDRRQWCAIIVLLGVLLVVLILLFSL; the protein is encoded by the exons ATGTCTCTCGAAGACCCTTTTTTTGTAGTCCGAGG CGAGGTACAGAAGGCAGTGAATACGGCCCGTGGGCTGTACCAGCGCTGGTGCGAGCTGCTACAGGAAGGCGCGGCGGTGGGACGCGAGGAGCTGGACTGGACCACCAATGAGCTTCGGAATGGCCTGCGCAGCATCGAGTGGGACCTCGAGGACCTGGAAGAGACCATTGATATCCTGGAGCTTTTG ATGCTGGTGGCCAAGCCAGCCACGCAGAAGTCACCCAGTGACCTGCTGGATGCCAGCACGGTCTCGGCCACCTCTCGCTACATCGAGGAGCAGCAGGCCACGCAGCAG CTGATCATGGACCAACAGGATCAACAGCTGGAGATGGTGTCTGGGAGCATCCGGGTTCTGAAACACATGTCTGGCCGCGTTGGGGAGGAACTGGACGAGCAGGGCAT CATGCTGAATGCGTTTGCTCACGAGATGGACCACACCCAATCCCGGATGGATGGGGTCCTCAGGAAGATGGCCAAAGTTTCCCACATGACGAGTG ATCGTCGACAGTGGTGTGCCATCATAGTGCTGCTCGGGGTTCTTCTCGTGGTTTTAATCCTACTCTTCTCTCTCTAA
- the NACC1 gene encoding nucleus accumbens-associated protein 1 isoform X1, giving the protein MAQTLQMEIPNFGNSILECLNEQRLQGLYCDVSVVVKGHAFKAHRAVLAASSSYFRDLFNSSRSAVVELPAAVQPQSFQQILSFCYTGRLSMNVGDQFLLMYTAGFLQIQEIMEKGTEFFLKVSSPSCDSQGLHAEEAPWSEPQSPVAQTSGWPACGTPLPLVSRVKTEQQESDSVQCTPVAKRLWDSSQKEAGGSGNGSRKMAKFSTPDLAANRPHQQAPVVAAAQPAGVAGVAAAAAAAAGAGAGAGAGAGAGAGAGQPASGAVGAVVSGPSTSERTSPGTSSAYTSDSPGSYHNEEDEEEDGGEEGTDEQYRQICNMYTMYSMMNVGQTAEKVEALPEQVAPESRNRIRVRQDLASLPTELINQIGNRCHPKLYDEGDPSEKLELVTGTNVYITRAQLMNCHVSAGTRHKVLLRRLLASFFDRNTLANSCGTGIRSSSNNPSRKPLDSRVLHAVKWVPMGGQARGSQTQGGHRRHEAPAEPAKKGATTRPDGASHVSGGESRFSHGVSRLLNSSKSFQFFKSAGYPIKTHLSLLVAKLRHLGTGGIWGQGTWFMV; this is encoded by the exons ATGGCGCAGACCTTGCAGATGGAGATCCCGAACTTCGGCAACAGTATCCTCGAGTGCCTCAACGAGCAGCGGCTACAGGGCCTTTACTGTGATGTGTCCGTGGTGGTCAAGGGCCACGCCTTCAAGGCCCACCGGGCCGTGCTGGCCGCCAGCAGCTCCTATTTCCGGGACCTGTTCAACAGCAGCCGCAGCGCCGTGGTGGAGCTGCCGGCAGCCGTGCAGCCCCAGTCTTTCCAGCAGATCCTCAGCTTCTGCTACACGGGCCGGCTGAGCATGAATGTGGGCGACCAGTTCCTGCTCATGTACACGGCCGGCTTCCTACAGATCCAGGAGATCATGGAGAAGGGCACCGAGTTCTTCCTCAAGGTGAGCTCCCCAAGCTGCGACTCCCAGGGCCTACACGCCGAGGAGGCCCCATGGTCCGAGCCCCAGAGCCCTGTGGCGCAGACGTCGGGCTGGCCAGCCTGCGGCACACCTCTGCCCCTTGTGTCTCGGGTCAAGACGGAGCAGCAGGAGTCGGACTCTGTGCAGTGCACGCCTGTGGCCAAGCGGCTGTGGGACAGCAGCCAGAAGGAGGCCGGGGGCAGTGGCAATGGCAGCCGCAAGATGGCCAAGTTCTCCACGCCGGACCTAGCCGCCAACCGGCCGCACCAGCAGGCCCCAGTGGTGGCAGCGGCCCAGCCTGCTGGGGTGGCAGGGGtggcggcagcggcagcagcagcagcaggggctggagctggggctggggctggggccggggccggggccggggccgggcagCCGGCCAGTGGGGCAGTGGGGGCCGTGGTGAGTGGGCCCAGCACATCGGAACGGACCAGCCCGGGCACGTCGAGCGCCTATACCAGTGACAGCCCCGGTTCCTACCACAAcgaagaggatgaggaggaggacgGGGGCGAGGAGGGGACAGACGAGCAGTACCGGCAGATCTGCAACATGTACACCATGTACAGCATGATGAATGTCGGCCAGACAG CTGAGAAGGTGGAGGCGCTCCCTGAGCAGGTGGCCCCCGAGTCCCGGAATCGTATCCGGGTGCGGCAGGACCTGGCATCTCTCCCCACTGAGCTCATCAACCAGATCGGCAACCGCTGTCACCCCAAGCTCTACGATGAGGGGGACCCCTCCGAGAAGCTGGAGCTGGTGACAG GCACCAATGTGTACATCACACGGGCGCAGCTCATGAACTGCCACGTCAGCGCGGGCACGCGGCACAAGGTCCTGCTGCGGCGGCTCCTGGCCTCCTTCTTTGACCG gaaCACACTGGCCAACAGCTGCGGCACTGGCATCCGCTCTTCCAGCAACAACCCCAGCCGCAAGCCACTGGACAGTCGCGTCCTCCACGCTGTCAAGT GGGTGCCGATGGGAGGTCAGGCAAGAGGGTCTCAAACTCAGGGCGGTCACAGGAGACATGAAGCGCCAGCAGAGCCTGCCAAAAAAGGAGCCACCACTAGACCAGATGGTGCCAGCCACGTGTCAGGGGGTGAGTCTAGGTTTTCACATGGAGTCTCCCGGTTACTAAATTCTAGCAAATCATTCCAATTTTTCAAGAGTGCAGGCTATCCCATCAAGACCCACTTATCCCTACTCGTGGCCAAACTCAGGCATTTGGGGACAGGAGGCATTTGGGGACAGGGGACATGGTTTATGGTTTGA
- the STX10 gene encoding syntaxin-10 isoform X1 — translation MSLEDPFFVVRGEVQKAVNTARGLYQRWCELLQEGAAVGREELDWTTNELRNGLRSIEWDLEDLEETIGIVESSPSKFKLPAGDLQERKEFVERMREAVQEMKDHMVSPAAVAFMEKNNREMLVAKPATQKSPSDLLDASTVSATSRYIEEQQATQQLIMDQQDQQLEMVSGSIRVLKHMSGRVGEELDEQGIMLNAFAHEMDHTQSRMDGVLRKMAKVSHMTSDRRQWCAIIVLLGVLLVVLILLFSL, via the exons ATGTCTCTCGAAGACCCTTTTTTTGTAGTCCGAGG CGAGGTACAGAAGGCAGTGAATACGGCCCGTGGGCTGTACCAGCGCTGGTGCGAGCTGCTACAGGAAGGCGCGGCGGTGGGACGCGAGGAGCTGGACTGGACCACCAATGAGCTTCGGAATGGCCTGCGCAGCATCGAGTGGGACCTCGAGGACCTGGAAGAGACCATTG GGATAGTGGAATCCAGTCCAAGCAAGTTCAAGCTCCCAGCTGGGGACCTGCAGGAGAGAAAGGAGTTCGTGGAGCGGATGCGCGAGGCAGTCCAG GAAATGAAGGACCATATGGTCAGCCCAGCAGCCGTAGCCTTCATGGAGAAGAATAACAGAGAG ATGCTGGTGGCCAAGCCAGCCACGCAGAAGTCACCCAGTGACCTGCTGGATGCCAGCACGGTCTCGGCCACCTCTCGCTACATCGAGGAGCAGCAGGCCACGCAGCAG CTGATCATGGACCAACAGGATCAACAGCTGGAGATGGTGTCTGGGAGCATCCGGGTTCTGAAACACATGTCTGGCCGCGTTGGGGAGGAACTGGACGAGCAGGGCAT CATGCTGAATGCGTTTGCTCACGAGATGGACCACACCCAATCCCGGATGGATGGGGTCCTCAGGAAGATGGCCAAAGTTTCCCACATGACGAGTG ATCGTCGACAGTGGTGTGCCATCATAGTGCTGCTCGGGGTTCTTCTCGTGGTTTTAATCCTACTCTTCTCTCTCTAA
- the STX10 gene encoding syntaxin-10 isoform X3, which yields MSLEDPFFVVRGEVQKAVNTARGLYQRWCELLQEGAAVGREELDWTTNELRNGLRSIEWDLEDLEETIGIVESSPSKFKLPAGDLQERKEFVERMREAVQEMKDHMVSPAAVAFMEKNNREMLVAKPATQKSPSDLLDASTVSATSRYIEEQQATQQLIMDQQDQQLEMVSGSIRVLKHMSGRVGEELDEQAC from the exons ATGTCTCTCGAAGACCCTTTTTTTGTAGTCCGAGG CGAGGTACAGAAGGCAGTGAATACGGCCCGTGGGCTGTACCAGCGCTGGTGCGAGCTGCTACAGGAAGGCGCGGCGGTGGGACGCGAGGAGCTGGACTGGACCACCAATGAGCTTCGGAATGGCCTGCGCAGCATCGAGTGGGACCTCGAGGACCTGGAAGAGACCATTG GGATAGTGGAATCCAGTCCAAGCAAGTTCAAGCTCCCAGCTGGGGACCTGCAGGAGAGAAAGGAGTTCGTGGAGCGGATGCGCGAGGCAGTCCAG GAAATGAAGGACCATATGGTCAGCCCAGCAGCCGTAGCCTTCATGGAGAAGAATAACAGAGAG ATGCTGGTGGCCAAGCCAGCCACGCAGAAGTCACCCAGTGACCTGCTGGATGCCAGCACGGTCTCGGCCACCTCTCGCTACATCGAGGAGCAGCAGGCCACGCAGCAG CTGATCATGGACCAACAGGATCAACAGCTGGAGATGGTGTCTGGGAGCATCCGGGTTCTGAAACACATGTCTGGCCGCGTTGGGGAGGAACTGGACGAGCAGG CATGCTGA